In Ipomoea triloba cultivar NCNSP0323 chromosome 7, ASM357664v1, a single genomic region encodes these proteins:
- the LOC116024258 gene encoding F-box only protein 8-like — protein sequence MEYASKKVKKMDWASSTPATSIASLPQEIILKILSSLPPKSAVSFKCTSKFFHSFIPQPHFAFRILFWVSSTNLYTVGYTTEESHGRLQPTSLQCSAEGGGKLCRWRLVGSSFADGKLCLFNRSGGTTILDLSTRQYISLPQTFVEPKPGWGDLWIKMVSSPALGFDQVPKRYKVLKSESYSNKTHHYYKGMLKVLTLGVDESWRAVTTENSFLPHKPYASVQIDGIIYLIHFKINCRNAQEIVVFDIETENLIGVIPFPYIFQHSGAYHSSWVKLNDRLAFIYVDVKRTRIFVCTLEKSMGSEWDKHEVLLTLEEAKIISQAESMSFTPNSTGEIVFLIRAGSMPLTILIYACGTQLWRKFEIIGYSPFENLRRMIVHVIKIKYIFLNKLEDGSDSS from the coding sequence atgGAATACGCTTCAAAAAAAGTGAAGAAGATGGACTGGGCTTCATCAACTCCTGCTACTTCCATAGCTTCTCTTCCCCAAGAAATAATtctcaaaattctctctagtcTTCCTCCAAAATCTGCAGTCTCTTTCAAGTGCACTTCTAAGTTCTTCCATTCCTTTATCCCTCAGCCGCACTTCGCGTTTAGAATCCTCTTCTGGGTCTCATCCACAAATCTGTACACTGTGGGATACACTACTGAAGAGAGCCATGGAAGGCTCCAACCCACCAGTCTCCAATGCTCAGCAGAAGGAGGTGGCAAGCTTTGCAGATGGCGACTGGTTGGTTCAAGCTTTGCAGATGGCAAGCTTTGTCTGTTCAACAGAAGTGGAGGGACCACTATCTTGGACCTTAGTACAAGACAATATATTTCTCTTCCCCAAACATTTGTGGAGCCAAAGCCAGGTTGGGGGGACCTGTGGATAAAAATGGTTTCCAGTCCAGCCCTGGGTTTTGATCAGGTGCCGAAAAGGTACAAGGTTTTGAAGTCAGAATCATACAGTAATAAAACTCACCACTATTACAAGGGTATGTTGAAGGTTTTAACTCTTGGGGTGGATGAATCATGGAGGGCAGTGACTACAGAAAACTCCTTCCTCCCTCACAAGCCCTATGCTAGTGTTCAAATTGATGGTATtatctatttgatacattttaagaTAAATTGCAGGAATGCACAAGAAATAGTTGTATTTGATATTGAGAcggagaatttaattggggtgATACCTTTTCCCTATATATTCCAACACTCAGGTGCTTATCATTCATCATGGGTGAAATTAAATGATCGACTAGCTTTTATTTATGTTGATGTAAAAAGGACCCGAATATTTGTTTGTACTTTGGAGAAATCAATGGGATCGGAGTGGGACAAACATGAAGTTCTTCTTACCTTGGAAGAGGCAAAAATCATTAGCCAAGCTGAATCTATGAGCTTTACCCCCAATAGTACTGGGGAAATTGTGTTCTTGATTCGAGCTGGGAGCATGCCtcttacaattttaatttatgcatgtggaACACAATTATGGAGAAAGTTTGAGATTATTGGTTATTCACCTTTTGAAAATTTGAGAAGGATGATTGTGCATGTTATCAAGATAAAGTATATTTTTCTGAATAAATTAGAAGATGGATCGGATTCGAGTTAA